Within Zootoca vivipara chromosome 10, rZooViv1.1, whole genome shotgun sequence, the genomic segment CACATATTCATATGGGGGTGGGTACAATGAGCAGACCTATTAGGAGCATCTATGCACCTCTTAAAGTAAACCTGATTCCTCTTCCTTTACCAAAGACTGCATCACTACCCCAAAATCAATACTGATGCCTGATTATGAAAACTTCAAACTCTCTCAATAATCTCTCACTTGTCTCTTTGCTCCCCTCCAACAAATTTGGGTGGCAAATATTTACCCTCCCAACATAATTTATAAGAAGAATCAACATAACTCAGACAACATTTTCTCATTCCAAATGATATTAACTGAATGCTGCTGTGTCAATAATTTAATGGAAAAAATGGAAGAGCATTTCATTTGTAAAGCTTGTTAGGCTTCTATCATAACTGGCTTGGGAAATAAAATGGGCCATAATCTTCAGGAAACACCTGGAAGAAATACTTTATATCATAAAGTGTTGCATTCCTGCTTAGTATACTGTCCAATTTCATTTCCACTCTAAAATCCAGAGGTTACATAATAACACGTTTACAGGAAACCACTGTCATGCTCTTAAATGACATTTTTCTGAGTGTCAGTGTCAATTGTACATGATAGCCTACAAATAGCTAGGAAGAAACAACAGGTGACACCAACACTCTAGGCCAATCTTGTAAGAAATAAAACTATCCTGCTCTCCATAAGTGTAAAAAGACAGTGGTTAATGCAAAAGTTAACAAACGTCAAGTGGGGACTTGGCATTTGACCCTAGGTCAAATTGTCAACTGTCTCAATATAATTGTTATGCAAAAATTATGTGGATAGTTCTATTGCACACTGAGGAGTGCAACATAAAACATTCGGTGAAGAAAAAATGAGAGTTCTCACACAAAACAATGAAATAATATAAAAGCTATGCCTCTGATGGTCCTCCAAGTTAGTTCATGAAATAGAACCAAGTAATGGATGTTTCTTTGTCTGGAGGCCAcctattttttcctcctcccctttgacctttgTGGGCTTGTGATCCCACAAGGATCAGTTGTGTATATGATATGAAATGATAGCTCATGtgagaacaagcaaacaaaaatccaAGCAAGTTGTGGGCAATAGCAGAAGACACAACATACCCTTGTCAAGAAATTACTATTCCCAGGTCGTCGTCGTCCCCACCCAAATAAGGAGAGGTAGAGGCAGCAATTTACCTAAGTAGAAAGTCTTCTATAAGAAATAGACTTGGAATTGCAAAAGTTACCAAGTGTCATCAAATCCAGCTCTAACCACATATTAAATTTAAACTAGTGCCAGCAGATGCTTCCCCTGTTTTCCTCTAGGGTCATTTCCTACActactgatattattattattattgccgcaATGACTtgcaaaaacacagaaaaaagcTGTTCTCTGATATCTTTGAGCTATAATTTATTCTATATCCATACACACTGCACAAATGGAAGGGTGACTAAAACTCTATATTCCATTATGGATTCAGATTGCTTTCTATTATGCTATACAAGTTAAAAATGGGTTGTAAATAACGCGGCTAACTTTCTTTGTCCAGTTATACAGATTCTGCAAGGAGACTGTTCCAATTATTATGCAGCAGGCAAAGAGCGTAATGGAATCTACAGAATTACTCCTGATCCAAGACATGATAGCTTTGATGTTTACTGTGAGATGGAATCTATGGgaggtggctggacagtgttccaAATGCGTCAGGATGGCAGCACCAGCTTCAACAGAACATGGAAAGAATACAAGAATGGCTTCGGAAACCTGAGTAGAGAATTCTGGCTAGGGAATGACAAAATTCACCTTCTGACCAAAAGCAAGGAGATGCAGCTGAGGATTGAACTTGAGGATTTCAACGGAGTCAAAGAATATGCAAAATATGAACCATTTTATGTGACCAATGAATTTCTCAAATACCGCTTAAGTAttggcaaatacagtggtacagcTGGGAACGCCCTGCAATTCAGCAAACATTACAACCATGACCAAATGTTCTTCACTACCCCAGATAGAGACAATGACAGGTATCCATCAGGAAACTGTGGAGCATACTATAGCTCTGGGTGGTGGTTTGATGCATGTCTGGCGGCTAATCTAAATGGCAAATATTATCACAAAAAATACAAAGGTGTTCGCAATGGAATTTTCTGGGGCACCTGGCCAACAGCTTCGGATAATAGTCTGAATGGTTACAGACAACCTTTCAAAAAGGTCAGAATGATGATGAGACCCAAAGTCTTTGCGCCTTGAATTAGTAACTTCTCAATATTGACACTTTTCTCCAGTATCTGagtgcaatttaaaaaacaacaactgttatATCTCATGTTTAAATACTTTCCCCCTGAGAAAACACCTCTTCCAAAGGCACCCTAATGTACGGCATCTCTCCTGATAAATTCTAAATGTACCGGGAACAATTCAATTGTTTGGTAACAAATAATGTGTCACCCTCATCCATTAACTTCTGTTAGGTAAGAAGATGGGTgtaagcttattttgcaaagctGACTTCAAAGGCATTCCACTATTGCAGTATCACAAAACAATGCCTCAGCCACCCACAGGCCAAAaccagatttgtagagttggagagCAACAGTTTCAGACCCTTAATGTACTGCTTCCTCATCATATTCCATAAATATCTCTGCAGAACCACCAACCTGCTGCAAAGCCATGAGCCCAAACTGCCTTAAACTCAAGTATTCCAAGACAACTAGTTGACCTTCATCTGCTTATTACTATATTTTTCTATGTAAATAATAGATTCAATTTGTTATAGTTTAATAATTCATTGCCACTGTCAACTAGCTTTTTTTTAACCATGTGActgtaccaaaacaaaaacaatacattttaatCTAAAGGCTAATAAATGCTGTTAAGGAAGCATTTCTTATGATGTTGCTATTTTTATATATGAGCAAACattgcaataaaggtaaagggacccctgaccattaggtgcagtcatgaccgactctggggttgcggcgctcatctcgctttattggccgagcgagccggcgtacagcttccaggtcatgtggccagcatgacaaagccgctcctggcaaaccagagcagcacacagaaacgttgtttaccttccctcaAACAGATTTCTGGTATAttgctggaattattattatttttaaaagagctacTTTAGGCAATTATGATCTAAGTGATCTTGCTTCTTCGGTAGGCATTTCCAAAGCTGGCTAATATAGGTGTATATATCTCTTTATGCAACAGAAGGAACGTACAGGAGAGGCATCCTTACAATGCCTTATGTTTGTGAACAGTAAAGAGAGAAATGaatataatatttaatattaaaacacaacagGCTTTTCAAATGTCCAAACACATTTAGAATTTTCATTGCGTATTGTTGCTAATGACCAAAGTATGTGgattcacgtgtgtgtgtgtgtgtgtgtgtgtgtgtgtgttgttaaagGGGCTTTGCTAGATGGAATTATGCCCAATTGTGCCATGCAATTTGGCAATTTTTCTTCATTGTAAATGTCTTTTAACTGGTGAGGGAAACCAAATCTAATACTGAGAGATTCTATCACCTTCGCTATAAAATGTTACGTATCATCATTAGAGGTTGCTGCTGGCCTGGTGAGTTTTCTAGATGAAAGCATCCTTAAATTACAGGATTGGATCCAGTGTGTCCCATCTGAAAATGGAAGGGTTCCTTCTGTTCTCTGTTCACTGTTCATCTAATCCCCCTTCCAGGCTCTCATGTCACCTCTCATACTTTTCCGGGGTTTCCTCAGTTATCTGAAGCAGTTTTACAGAAGGCTGCAGGGGAAAATAGACTCCTGGGGAACATCCTGTGAGTGAAGTTCGAACACAGGATTCAACCCAAAATGTAGAAATGAATGTAATCACTTGTTATGATGTACAGTAAAAGATTTCCTCCAAACCATGTTGAAGTCAATGGAAGATAAGTATCTACTGTAATTTTGATTGGTTTTGGTTTCTGCATTTACATACTGTACAGTGCTTAAAGATCTGCACAACTGACTACTAGTTTGCTTCTGGGCACAATTCTGATTGCTGTTTTTTGCCACTCAACTGTAGGTCTGGGATGAGGTGTATGAAACCCCCCCATGAACTTGCCTATGTGCAGCGATTCTTGGCTTAGGCCCTGCTCCAAATGCCTCCCAAATGTGGTGGGTGGCTTCTGGGGACAgttccttttctgtggtggcacccagaCTTAGACCTCCCTTCCCAAGCACAGTTCCAAAGCTTATATCACGATCTTTTAGGTAACAATAAAACATTTGTAATTTGCCTGAATGTCTGGCAGCACCTTATTTGCAATGCTTTTTATCCAtaatttatttgctcatttattactTTCATTTCATTGTTAGATATTAGGGATGGGAGACCTTTTCTTTTTAGTCTGATGGTCACATACCCCTCATGGGAGACCTTCCAAGGATGACATGTCAGGGGTGAatgcagcaggagcagcaacGTTTTAACTTGGCACACAACAGTTACAGCTTCCTGCGTACAAGCATATACACACCTCTCAATCTAGGCATTACTACCATTCAAAGACCTATCTTAGCCAAGTAGGGCGGTTCAACAGAAGGCAGAGTAATTCACAACTAAAAGTGCAGTTAGATGAATCAGAAGAATACAAACATAGTTGCTAAGCTAGTTTTCTGTATATTAAATTGTGTTGTTTTCAGTTCAGATCTTTGTGTTGATGTGCCCAACAATTTAAAACTTGTTTAGCTACCACAGCTTCATTCAAACAATCTAGGTGCACTTTGTGAGAGTCCACACAATTTCTTGCCCATCACAGAATTAAAACTCTCAGTGTTCCCTAGATTGGACCACACATTTGTCCAAGACCGCACACTTAGTCCAAAATTAATCCTGGCTGTGAAGCTaccagctttttatttatttgaaatccttccaataaataatgaaattttgCCATAGAAGGTGAACACCAGGTTTTGAAACAATTACCAATACTTTTCTTATTCGCTAAATGCTTTTATACAAATGAAAACGTCATATATCCTTTCCACAAAGGTTGGTTAAGTTGTAtcttttcttctccctcctcttgaAGCAAAAGCTGTTGGTTTGCAGCACTTTTGTAAATTAAGAATGATTACATCAGATCTTCCTGCAAATTCCCAATGGGCACATTCAGGACAAAATACGCACTTGCCAGTTCAAAGTGCTCATCCAAGCACTGAATGTGCCCAATCTCTTGGCATAAGTTGAACACACTCAAGAAAACTGCTCCAAAGCAAAAGCAGGAACCCTGGTGGCCCAGTGATTGACCTGCAGGGCTCCTGCCTGACAGCTGTTCACAACACAGAAGTTTGGGGAAAGGTCAATTGCTCAGTGCAGAAAAGTCTGCGTTCTGCAAGAAGAAAGTGCCAAGTccagtccctagcatctccattTAAACGGCTCTCTAGTACCAAGGAAGGGAGGCAGGTAGAGCAGAGTAGACTGCCAGCTGTCAGTCAGGAATAGATAGCCCTGGCTCTATCTCCAGTTTTAAATGCTTCAAAAGGACTGCAATGAAAATGGGAGGAGGTGGGACTCAACAGCAGCCTTTAGAAAATCTAAAGAGAGCTTTCTCCACACTGTCAGAAGCCATGCCTTTGTAGGATTCCTGAGCACATGGAGTGAATCCTCTCTGGGTACAGTTGAGCAAGGAGGGCGTTGATAGAGGAAAGGGTCTGCCACATTTCATGTGCATTAATTATCCCCACTTTCCTACTTCTAGAAAAGCGCTTGGGTAAGGCAGTTTAATGTAGACATATATTCAAAGCCTTATTAGTTTTGGATAGGCAATACTGTATTAACATATGTATTCTGGCAGAGAGAGTTTTGTTCAACAGGTACACTATAATCAAAGAAGCTGGGGCCTCTTACAATTTCTTAAGAATTACCCTTAAGAAGCAAAGCATTTCCTTCTATTAGAAGTGGGCTGCTTCTTCTGTGGAAAAGAACAGCTTCATTCATCTGCTACACTGCAAAGCAAGTTAAAATGTGATAACACTATTTGCAATAAAGCCACACCTAAAGCAATATGTTTTGGATCAATGcctttaaatccttttaaaaatgaaggcaTTTAATAAGTATTATACACAAAACCCATTTCTAACTCTAGAAAGGCAAGCAGTAAAtagtaaatttaaaatttagaAAACCCAAATATTGAAAAACAGCTCGACATTTCAAAATGAGAAATTATAGGCCATAGATAAGAGCAAATAGAACAAGTTTCATCAAAGTCAGTTCTTGTAACCCTAAAAGAGTGGGAGAAGTTTATCAACAAGGAATACAGGATGGTGATTTGGACATTACTGAAGCTGTTGGTTGTTCCTTCTGCACTAGAGACCTACCTGGAAGTCTATGgataaaacagattttaaaaacccagcactgggTGCAAAGCATGGGATCTAAGCAGACACCAAAGGTCAGGGGGTTGGGGGCAAGAAGAGTTCTACAGCAAGCCTATTTCTCCACAGTGTTATTAGTAAAAGTAAATTTTAGAATCTTGACAACAGAGACTTAAGCACACACACTCAGTACAGTATGATATCCAGAATAAGGAAAGTATTCCACTGGCATCAAATATGTTTTAATGTAATCCagcacttttaaatgcctgcctttttaaaaatcccgGCAGATTAATTAAGCACTTCCCTCTGACCTTGAAACCCTCATTTCTTATTTCCTCTTTTTGACCCCTGATTTAAGAAAAGTAGGAAAATAAGGATAGTTATTTTAACACCTGCAATTATTCCAATCGTATTCTGATATGCATACAAAAGGCGAAAACATTTATATGCTTCTTACTGCCATTGTTAATAAATGCAGAACATAGTTTAACACTGAAGATTTGTCATTTAGAAAGTTAATAAAACTTCGTACAacaaagggctcatccacacctaccttttgccccacactttcaAGACACAGCTTCATACTTTAAAGTGCTTTGTCTAAgcacccccttcttctttttgccaTGGTGCTTTCCCTGCGAAAATCGGCACTTtaacactgaatcagaacaaaaggcaataaagggttttctgtggattgccatttgctctgattcagcggtaaaagCAGAAAGGTTGGGAGGGGGATGCTAGGACACAGCACTTTGAGGTGCAGGCCTGTGCCTAGAAGCACGGCACAAAAGTCTGGACAAGCCCTCTGCGTCACATTTTGAACAACAGAACATTTACTCACATTGACATAAATAAGGTGGCAGCTAAGGTGGCAAGCATGTTAGCAGCAAGGTCTTCAAATGGTGTCAGATAATATGCATGTGGACTATGCTCTGTTAGGCATATTTTCTCCATGGCTGAAAATGCTACATTTGTATTCATGCCCAGATAATAGCTGAATAAATAATCTACTCAGTACATATACACTTAAGGAGAAGCATCTTTAACACAAAGAATTTTGCTAAAGTCTACTTCAAGTGCATTAGTATCAGTGTATCTTTCCAGggctggaggaagggggtgcggtggaggtggtccgccccgggtgtcaccactgtgggggggggtgacaaaatgctgggcggcacccatggcagggcctgcagcacgtccgagccacacgtctctcctgtgAGTGATGGGGTGGTTTGTGTGtctgcaggctccgtgctgcccaaacggtccgcccgtcACCTCTCTCTCAGCTGCAGGGCACCTGAGTGGGAGAAGGCAGACAGACTCCTCGGAGGGCATTTTGCCACAGCTGGCCCTGCCCTCGCAGGCGACTGGCCTCATCCCCGCAGGTGGCTGGtcctgcccctgggcgcagggcatgcgCGCCGCCCCTGGCAcctgatcggcttgctccgccgctgatcTTCCCATGCACCAAAATGAATTTTCTGCCCTGCTGTTGGCCTCATCAGAAGCTACCAGCATGTACTTTTAACAGTTCCAGAACTTTTTGAATACATACACCTAGGGGTTATATATCTTTCCGACCATGTCAATGTTGGCAGATATACCTCCATTGTATTGCTGATTCCACATGCCTACTAGCAGGTTCTGTAATAAACTCTGGCATTCACAATGATAGTCACATTATCACCAGTGTCATGATTTCCCCAGTGATAAGTCGGACAGGATAGAAATGGTTTGCCTAACTGCTGTTAAGAGCCTTTGGGGTGGAGGTGAAGGCAACATCTGTCTTACTTTTTATGCCAATGTAGTTATAGGGCTTTAATGTTGCTCCAAAAGCTTTGCAAGGTTTAGATTTAGCAAGAATTGGAATGTGCCACAATGTTTGGATTAAGTAAATGCCTGAAAGTGTTTTCAAAACTGTTGCTGGGTGAACATTTTTATAGCTAAAGTTAGAAGTTTCACAAATTATGTGCACTTgatatatgtgggggggggggatacctttAAAAAGAGGCCAGTGAGCACATGTTTATAACTGGACCAGCAGTAGCTGTGAGAAAGGCAACTGAATTTGGAATACTTAGTACAGTTCTCATCGCCTCACCTAAAAAGGATATCTTAGTTTCgggaaatgttcagaaaagggcaacaaaaaATGATCAATGGGATGGAACAGGGGCAAAACAAGGCTTtctttcacccgggtcaaagactcAGTTTGGCACCCATCCCACATGCATTTACccattgtcacacacacacatctcaacacatttgtttttaaagggcatCAAAAGTCCAACAAAactttgaatcatagaactgtagagttggaagggaccccaaggatcatctattccaaccccctgcagtgcacatatctcaactagatcatacatgacaggtggccatccaacctctgcttagaaacctccaatgaaggagagtccacagcctcaaCTCGGTACCTCTGTTTCCCCCTAAGCAAGATTCCTAGAGAGGAAGGGAATTTGGGgagtggacacacacacaagataaCCTGCAACTAATTTCCCCTAAggtaatgcatttgtgtatgttcttttcattaataaatgcatttatatacaGACTTTAATGtagtatatatatacagtggtaccttgacttacgaaggcgatccgttctgcggcgctctttgtaagttgaaacctttgatcattgaagcgtccattttgcgcatgcgcgaagcacgattttgcgcttctgcacaggtgcagaatgcacacgcggtgaaaagacttctgggtttgccaacttcggaagttgaaaccttcggaagtcgaggcattcggatgtcgaggtactactgtatttgtatacattacttggctagagaactgcactgcaaaattcagagaagtagaAAAGTTGaatggtggctgtgttttggcttgcgaattgttttggaaagtgcaaattaggtaaatttgctttttaatgtgtactgaatcaaatttctccccatgccTACATTTTGCACCATATCTTATGTCACTCTGAATGGTGCTATCTGGCTTTTGGGAGAAAAAAGACTTACAAAGCCTATTACACACGGAGAAATTTGGGATTGCTTACCCAATATCTATTAACATAATCCAAGGAAAATTGAATGACCTATGAAGATATGATATTGTATCCTACATAGGAGAAATGGACTCAGAGAAGAATACCCGGGGCATCCACAAACAACTTCTTTTGAATAGGTTACTGAATCTACTTCGGATTAACAGACTAACATATTCCAGTGCTCTTCTCATGCCATAAAGGTTACAAGCCTGTCTGAAGGGAGAAGCAATCGCCCCTCTGATGGAATAATAGTCTACCTTCACAGATCTCAAGAAATAAGCCTCAGCTCTATTGATTAGTGatcattattcatttattttgtatCCCTCATTCCTTTATTTCAATAAGCAATTCCACCTTCCAATTGCCTTTTGGCCTACTGAAGTACAGAGAGTGTATGTGCTTTCAGTATCTCAATACAAATACATTGCAGCTTCATGCCACACCTTGAGACTCTCAATGTAATTGTATAAAACCTGACTACAAATTCCTCCTAAAACAGGGatagggaaactcggccctccagatgttttgggactacaactcccatcatccctgaccactggtcctgttagctagggatcatgggagttgtagtcccaaaacatttggagggctgagtttgcctatgcctgtcctaaaatCTGCATATATCACAGAATATGTACTTAGTCACATGCAAAACAAACTGTGGGAAAACAGGAACACAAATACATATTTTGCCTTAATGAGTACAATGTTGACAGCTTTACAGCAGTTGGCAAAGTGACATATTGCAAAATTATCTTTGTCAACATTCCAGCATGTCTGTGGCataaaaacaaaaggcaaaacaCACAGAAGGGTTGGGCTTCTGAAAAACAATATAACAGTCCAATACTGTCTTCCAGTTGCAATCACTTCCATGTTACCCTTGCACAGGTGGAGTCGACCATTGACAGAACCTTTATGACAGAGAAATCCCAGTCAATCTTGCAGAATCAGAGCGAGGGCATATGCAGTAGAACCAACTGTCGTAAAACAGATGCAGCAATACTGCAATGAAGATGTCATAAGGTGAAAGATGCATGTATGGTTCCTCTGTCTGACATGCAGCTCCCTAAAGCTCAAGGGCCCTTCAGGAGCAAAAAGCTGGCAATTTCATTCCTCTGTGATGTTCTCAGGACCCAGGCCACCACTGAGAGTGCTCAATAAACTTATTATTGCTTAATCCATTATTCTTTTCTAATGCTACTTAGCAGAAGCAGGTATGCCCACAGGaattgagggggtgggggtgggaagtacagtggtgcctcgcaagatgaatttaattcattccgcgagtcaattcgttttgcgaaaaattcgtcttgcgaatcgcggtttcccataggaatgcattggaatttctttttttgctcatgttgttgtttagtcgtttagtcgtgtccgactcttcgtgaccccatggaccagagcacgccaggcactcctgtcttgcactgcctcccgcagtttggtcaaactcgtgtttgtagcttcgagaacactgtccaaccatctcgtcctctgtcgtccccttctccta encodes:
- the FGL2 gene encoding fibroleukin translates to MKLVYRILLQTALLLFTNGSAATDDSSTDSAGEEELTGACPIQLKRSGECDGEECPYRITLPPMTIQLPKQFRLIERTLKEVQNLKEVVNKMKKSCEDCKLQADENPEKDSNEFLPPGTDAPVDNSKIQDNRVKELQNKVSRLSASLKNAKNQIHSLQNQLEHMNLINMNNVESYVDSKVANLTFAVNNLDNKCSSNCPATQPKPVIQILQGDCSNYYAAGKERNGIYRITPDPRHDSFDVYCEMESMGGGWTVFQMRQDGSTSFNRTWKEYKNGFGNLSREFWLGNDKIHLLTKSKEMQLRIELEDFNGVKEYAKYEPFYVTNEFLKYRLSIGKYSGTAGNALQFSKHYNHDQMFFTTPDRDNDRYPSGNCGAYYSSGWWFDACLAANLNGKYYHKKYKGVRNGIFWGTWPTASDNSLNGYRQPFKKVRMMMRPKVFAP